CGCCCTGATGGTGCGAGTTGCCCGTCTGCACGCCGGCACGATCGCCTTCGGCAACCACGCCGAGCGCCGGGGCGCGTGGGTCGAGCTGCTGCTGCCCAAGAAGGCGATGCTGGAAGCGGCCCAGCTCAGCCCCAGCGCCAACATCGTCCTCGAACGAGTGCCGGGCTAGGACGAAGAACAAAGAACAAGAGAACCAAGGAAGCAAGGGAACAAGGAAAGCTTGAAACTTTGAACTCGAAACTTGAAACTTGGAACTTGGAACTCGCAACCGCCAGGAGGCACGATCCCATGCGCGAGCTAACCAACACACAGCGCCAGCATCTACGCCGCATCGCCCACGATTTAAAGTCAGTGGTCCAGATCGGCAAGCAGGGCTTGACCGAGCAGGCGCTGGCGTCGATCGATCGCACGCTCGAAGCGCGTGAGCTGATCAAAGTCAAGTTTCTGGACTTTCAAGATCAGAAGCAGGAGCTCTCAGAGAGCATCGCCGAGCAGCTCAACGCCGCGCTGATCGGCGTGGTCGGTAACGTCGCGATCCTGTATCGGCAGCAGGTCGATCCCGACAAGCGCAAGATCGATCTGTCGGCGGCGTCTTAAGCTGGGCGGCGCGCGAGCCATCCAAGAGCCTTGCCCGAATCCGGGGCGGTCGCGCGGTGATTCCAGAGCAGTGCCCGGCGGTCGAGCGCCAGACCGTATCCAAGCGCGTTTTACCGCGTTTAAACCACCACACGCACGATCACCCAAACAGGCACCAGGCCAGTCAGCGCTCATCAGCCGTCAGCGCGCTTACGATCCTGAACATCTACCCGGCGCAATGGTCGCGACCGCACTCATAGAGGAGGCACGGGCATGGAGGCACATCGGCGACGTTGGAACGTCTGGTC
Above is a window of Herpetosiphonaceae bacterium DNA encoding:
- the yhbY gene encoding ribosome assembly RNA-binding protein YhbY; this encodes MRELTNTQRQHLRRIAHDLKSVVQIGKQGLTEQALASIDRTLEARELIKVKFLDFQDQKQELSESIAEQLNAALIGVVGNVAILYRQQVDPDKRKIDLSAAS